One Candidatus Zixiibacteriota bacterium DNA window includes the following coding sequences:
- a CDS encoding alpha/beta hydrolase: protein MPFHIYKDLSLAYDLAGAGEKALLFIHGLGGAGSAWKCQTGHFGDRFVTVTVDLFGHGRSSKEVDPIPIPRIDAEAIDSLMREKIGRPYIVIGHSFAGMVIQEMLRLADPNFKGAVFVDCTHTGNNEIVESRVSFAESMLALSAERLPEETKRWYSELVGPSAPAEDREFILSTLKDCDYRWLFRSVAGCREFCRKYPPGEIIVRPDFPVLIMEADNGIGGDWRKSWVNFFKDAGYYLFEDAYHFFFITERSRFNEILDEFLGVNF, encoded by the coding sequence ATGCCATTCCACATTTATAAAGATCTTTCACTTGCATATGACCTTGCAGGCGCGGGAGAGAAGGCCCTTCTCTTTATTCATGGTTTGGGGGGAGCCGGGAGCGCCTGGAAATGCCAGACCGGGCATTTTGGCGATCGCTTTGTGACTGTCACGGTTGACCTCTTTGGCCATGGCCGGAGTTCCAAAGAGGTTGACCCGATACCGATACCGCGCATTGACGCCGAGGCGATTGACAGCCTGATGCGGGAAAAAATCGGGCGACCTTATATTGTCATTGGCCATAGCTTCGCCGGGATGGTCATTCAGGAAATGCTCAGACTGGCTGACCCCAATTTCAAAGGGGCGGTATTCGTTGATTGCACTCATACCGGAAACAATGAAATTGTCGAAAGCCGAGTAAGTTTCGCGGAAAGCATGCTCGCTTTATCTGCTGAGCGACTGCCTGAGGAAACGAAAAGATGGTATTCCGAGTTGGTTGGTCCTTCTGCGCCTGCAGAAGACAGAGAGTTTATTCTCTCCACGTTGAAAGATTGCGATTATCGCTGGCTGTTTCGTTCTGTGGCCGGGTGCCGCGAGTTCTGCCGCAAATATCCTCCGGGGGAGATTATCGTCAGACCCGATTTCCCGGTTCTGATTATGGAAGCCGACAACGGTATCGGGGGTGACTGGCGCAAATCATGGGTAAATTTCTTTAAAGATGCCGGTTATTATCTTTTCGAGGACGCCTATCACTTCTTCTTCATCACCGAACGAAGTCGGTTCAATGAAATCCTGGATGAATTTCTTGGCGTGAATTTCTGA
- a CDS encoding inositol monophosphatase family protein: MLTNRNLRLFLKFARETAVGAGNILIKKARMHNEVHFKGRVNLVTGADIASEKYIIRNIENKFPDHSLLAEEAAATDKGSEFKWVIDPLDGTTNYAHHFPFYAVSIALEYQGKIVLGVVYDPEREELFSAFRGGGSFLNRKRNRITSERELSHSLLGTGFPYDVGTSQENNLNNYTCFARVSRGIRRAGSAALDLCYVACGRLDGFWELKLSPWDTAAGIIIVEEAGGKVTDFEGKKFSIYDHYILASNGHIHRQMQRVLAGHCE; encoded by the coding sequence ATGCTGACCAACAGAAACCTCAGACTTTTTCTTAAATTTGCCCGTGAAACCGCGGTTGGGGCCGGAAATATCCTTATTAAAAAGGCCCGCATGCATAATGAGGTTCATTTTAAGGGACGGGTCAATCTGGTGACCGGCGCCGATATCGCCTCGGAAAAATATATTATTCGTAATATTGAAAATAAGTTCCCGGATCATTCTCTTCTGGCCGAAGAAGCAGCGGCCACCGATAAAGGGTCGGAATTCAAATGGGTCATCGACCCCCTTGATGGTACCACCAACTATGCCCACCACTTTCCCTTTTATGCCGTATCGATTGCTCTCGAATATCAGGGGAAGATCGTTCTCGGAGTGGTATACGACCCGGAGAGGGAAGAGCTATTTTCCGCTTTCAGAGGGGGCGGCTCTTTTCTCAATCGGAAAAGAAATAGAATTACTTCGGAAAGAGAGCTTTCTCATTCTCTTCTCGGCACCGGTTTCCCCTATGATGTCGGCACCTCGCAAGAGAATAATCTCAACAATTACACCTGTTTCGCCAGGGTCTCGAGAGGTATCCGGCGGGCCGGGTCGGCGGCGCTGGATCTCTGCTATGTCGCCTGCGGACGGCTTGATGGTTTCTGGGAACTGAAACTTTCTCCATGGGACACCGCCGCGGGAATAATTATTGTCGAGGAAGCCGGGGGGAAGGTGACCGATTTCGAGGGAAAGAAATTTTCCATTTATGACCATTACATCTTGGCCAGCAATGGGCATATCCATCGCCAGATGCAAAGGGTTCTGGCCGGACATTGCGAATAG
- a CDS encoding ABC transporter ATP-binding protein, which produces MAENNYHEEEVLGKAYDARLMRRLLTYVRPYKLPIVVAILVLIAGATLELLLPVMIQIGIDKYVMAKDMNGVGKIALVYAGILLAAFFLSYVQMYITMFIGQKVQYDIRMQIFTHLQKLHLAFFDRNPVGRLVTRVTNDVNVLDELFSSGLVSVFGDIITLFGIIIALLYYNWLLALITFAVLPILIFATALFRRKVRNIYREVRTRLARLNAFTQEHITGMTIIQLFTREKAIFGKFTDINRDLREVNLRSIYYYAVFFPAVEIISSVSLALLLYYGGFQIAAGALTFGELVAFIQLVQRFYNPIRDLSEKYNILQASMASSERIFKLLDTKPEIISPTDGSRPVDIRGKIEFDRVTFAYDGGDNVLKDVSFTVSPGEKVAIVGATGAGKTSLISLLFRFYDYQQGAIRMDGVEIKEMPVEMLRRQLGLVLQDVFIFSGDYAGNIRLGNKDISDAELSEALKKVNLHEFVFQSEGGLKAEVKERGATLSTGQKQLLSFARALAFNPRILVLDEATSSVDTATEKMIQKALDNLLENRTAIIIAHRLSTIEKADKIIVLHHGELREMGKHHELLKQQGIYYRLYQMQFKQDELKAVV; this is translated from the coding sequence ATGGCGGAAAACAACTATCACGAAGAGGAAGTCCTGGGGAAGGCGTATGATGCCCGCCTGATGCGTCGTCTCCTTACCTATGTCCGTCCTTATAAGCTTCCCATAGTCGTGGCTATCCTTGTCCTCATCGCCGGTGCGACTCTGGAGCTTCTGCTGCCGGTGATGATTCAGATCGGTATCGATAAATATGTAATGGCAAAAGATATGAACGGCGTGGGCAAAATCGCCCTTGTTTACGCCGGGATTCTTCTGGCGGCGTTTTTTCTCTCCTATGTTCAGATGTATATCACCATGTTTATCGGTCAGAAGGTGCAATATGACATACGGATGCAGATTTTCACGCATCTGCAGAAACTGCATCTGGCCTTTTTTGATAGAAATCCGGTGGGAAGGCTGGTCACCCGGGTGACCAATGATGTCAATGTGCTCGACGAGCTTTTTTCATCCGGTCTGGTTTCTGTTTTCGGTGATATTATCACTCTTTTTGGAATTATCATTGCGCTGCTCTATTATAACTGGCTTCTGGCACTGATAACCTTTGCCGTTCTGCCGATTCTTATTTTTGCCACCGCTCTCTTTCGCCGCAAGGTCCGTAATATTTACCGTGAGGTGCGCACCCGGCTAGCCCGCCTGAACGCCTTCACTCAGGAGCATATCACGGGGATGACAATCATCCAGCTCTTTACGCGGGAGAAGGCGATTTTCGGGAAATTCACCGACATAAATAGGGACCTGCGGGAGGTCAATCTCAGATCGATTTATTATTATGCCGTCTTTTTCCCGGCCGTTGAAATAATCAGTTCTGTTTCGCTGGCGCTGCTTCTGTACTATGGCGGTTTTCAGATAGCCGCGGGCGCCCTGACTTTCGGCGAGTTGGTCGCCTTCATACAATTGGTGCAGCGTTTCTACAATCCCATCCGCGACCTCTCGGAAAAATATAATATCCTGCAGGCTTCAATGGCTTCTTCGGAAAGAATCTTCAAGTTGCTCGATACGAAGCCGGAAATTATAAGTCCCACCGATGGTTCCCGCCCGGTCGATATCCGGGGGAAAATCGAATTTGACCGGGTCACCTTTGCCTATGATGGCGGCGATAATGTGCTTAAAGATGTTTCATTCACGGTCTCGCCCGGCGAAAAAGTAGCCATTGTCGGCGCCACCGGCGCCGGGAAAACCTCGCTGATATCGCTTCTTTTTCGATTCTATGATTATCAGCAGGGTGCCATTAGGATGGATGGAGTCGAAATAAAGGAGATGCCGGTCGAGATGCTCCGCCGCCAGTTGGGCTTAGTGCTGCAGGATGTTTTTATTTTCTCGGGCGACTATGCCGGTAATATCCGGCTGGGGAATAAGGATATCTCCGATGCAGAGCTCTCGGAAGCTCTTAAAAAAGTAAATCTCCATGAATTTGTGTTCCAGAGCGAGGGCGGTCTGAAGGCCGAGGTCAAAGAAAGAGGGGCCACTCTTTCGACCGGGCAGAAACAGCTTCTTTCGTTTGCCCGTGCTCTGGCGTTCAATCCTCGGATTCTGGTGCTGGATGAAGCGACCAGTTCGGTTGATACCGCGACCGAGAAAATGATTCAAAAGGCCCTGGATAATCTTCTGGAGAATCGAACCGCAATAATTATAGCCCACCGTTTATCTACAATTGAAAAGGCCGATAAAATTATTGTGCTCCATCACGGCGAACTGCGCGAGATGGGGAAACATCATGAATTGCTGAAGCAGCAGGGCATCTATTACCGTCTTTATCAGATGCAGTTCAAACAGGATGAATTGAAAGCCGTAGTATAA
- a CDS encoding ABC transporter ATP-binding protein, with amino-acid sequence MQTTPVKNKERFRIITKYLRQYRWYIIPGGLAVLGSNILILINPYLLKIAFDKLELKAPPREILNIALLILALSIVSGVFRFSMRRTIIWMSRKIEFDLRGELFDHLLKLNPTFYYNTRTGDIMARATNDIEAVRMMIGPGIMQIANTFITAVIGISFMLYLSPQLTLYSLIPLPILSYLVYRLGSIVHKRYMKIQEYFAVLTSKVQENLAGVRVLRAYNQEKAEIDDFAAHNKKYVALNMDMIKIYSMFYPLLFMLAGTVNIAVLYFGGRAVVAGTFSLGTLVAFFAYLSMLIWPMIALGWVISLYQRGTASLDRINEIMNTRPVVDSLPDSRKGVSLSGKIEYRHLDFGYNGTRVLHDINLIIEPGMTVGIVGPTASGKTTLAALISRLFPVLRGRLFIDDIDINDWELTTLRSQIGFVTQEPFLFSDTITNNILFGRDQKELAAAQMVAAVAVMDKEIEAFPNGYETILGERGITLSGGQKQRVAIARALVIDPRIVVLDDATSAVDTETEHLINLHLRSEIKKRTALIISHRISAVKDADLIIYMEKGRIAESGTHEGLLKQNGRYALLYHTQLIEDELRRM; translated from the coding sequence ATGCAGACGACGCCCGTTAAGAATAAAGAACGTTTCAGGATCATCACCAAATATCTGCGGCAATATCGCTGGTACATTATTCCAGGTGGCCTGGCGGTGTTGGGAAGCAATATCCTTATTCTTATCAACCCCTATCTTCTCAAAATAGCTTTTGACAAACTGGAACTGAAAGCGCCTCCCCGCGAGATTCTCAACATAGCCCTTCTGATACTTGCTTTATCGATAGTTTCCGGTGTTTTCCGCTTTTCCATGCGCCGCACGATTATCTGGATGTCCCGCAAAATCGAGTTTGACCTTCGCGGCGAGCTTTTTGACCATCTGCTCAAACTGAATCCCACTTTCTATTATAATACCCGCACCGGTGATATCATGGCGCGGGCCACCAATGACATTGAGGCGGTGCGGATGATGATCGGCCCCGGTATCATGCAGATTGCCAATACTTTTATTACCGCGGTCATAGGCATCAGTTTTATGCTGTATCTTTCTCCGCAATTGACTCTCTATTCTCTGATTCCTCTTCCCATTCTTTCCTATCTGGTCTATCGTCTTGGTTCGATCGTGCACAAGCGGTATATGAAGATTCAGGAGTATTTCGCCGTGCTGACCTCGAAGGTGCAGGAAAATCTCGCCGGGGTCAGGGTGCTCCGGGCCTACAATCAGGAGAAAGCCGAAATCGATGATTTCGCGGCGCACAATAAGAAATATGTCGCGCTCAACATGGATATGATAAAGATATACAGCATGTTCTATCCTCTCCTCTTTATGCTGGCCGGCACGGTCAATATCGCCGTGCTCTATTTTGGCGGCAGGGCGGTGGTGGCGGGGACATTCAGTCTCGGGACGCTGGTGGCATTCTTCGCCTATCTGTCCATGCTTATCTGGCCGATGATTGCCCTAGGGTGGGTTATCTCACTCTATCAGCGCGGCACCGCCTCACTGGATAGAATCAATGAGATTATGAATACCCGGCCGGTGGTTGACTCACTTCCGGATTCGAGGAAGGGAGTTTCGCTTTCCGGTAAGATTGAATATCGCCATCTTGATTTCGGCTATAACGGTACCCGGGTGCTGCATGATATTAATCTGATTATCGAGCCGGGAATGACTGTCGGAATTGTCGGCCCGACCGCCTCGGGAAAAACCACTCTGGCCGCTCTCATCAGCCGTCTCTTTCCGGTGCTAAGGGGGAGACTTTTCATTGATGATATTGATATCAACGATTGGGAACTGACCACCCTGCGCTCGCAGATCGGATTTGTAACCCAGGAGCCGTTCTTATTCTCCGACACAATAACCAACAATATTCTTTTCGGGCGTGACCAAAAAGAGCTCGCGGCGGCTCAAATGGTGGCGGCGGTGGCCGTGATGGACAAAGAGATCGAGGCCTTTCCAAATGGCTACGAGACTATTCTCGGCGAAAGGGGGATAACATTGTCCGGCGGTCAGAAACAGCGCGTTGCCATTGCCCGCGCTCTGGTAATCGACCCGCGGATAGTTGTGCTGGATGATGCCACCAGCGCCGTTGACACCGAGACCGAGCATCTGATAAATCTCCATCTCCGCAGCGAAATAAAAAAACGCACCGCTCTTATTATCTCACACCGCATCTCGGCGGTAAAAGACGCCGATCTGATTATTTATATGGAGAAGGGAAGAATTGCCGAGTCGGGCACCCATGAGGGCTTACTTAAACAGAATGGGCGGTATGCTCTTCTTTATCATACCCAGCTTATCGAAGACGAATTGAGAAGAATGTAG
- a CDS encoding electron transfer flavoprotein subunit beta/FixA family protein, with product MNIIVLIKQVPEIELVKVDQAANDVVLPSGPGVVNPLDEYAVEESLRLKEKHGGKVSVITVGSQRAESALRDCLALGVDEAIVISDPLFEKSDPQAVGRILAAGIKKIGQYDLILAGKQAVDSDSAQVPGAVAAHLDLPQAMFIKKVEGVEGGKVTAWRTTEEGYDIVELTLPAVLSVVKEINEPRLPSLKGKMMAKKSPITKWTAADIGLDGSAVGANSFTKILKVAPPPPRKKGELITGETPQEIADKLYDKLKENQLL from the coding sequence ATGAATATTATCGTTCTAATCAAGCAGGTACCGGAGATAGAATTGGTGAAGGTGGATCAGGCGGCCAACGATGTGGTGCTGCCCTCCGGTCCGGGCGTGGTTAACCCTCTGGATGAATATGCAGTCGAGGAAAGTCTGCGACTGAAAGAAAAGCATGGCGGGAAAGTCTCGGTGATTACGGTCGGCTCGCAGCGGGCGGAATCGGCCCTGCGCGATTGTCTGGCTCTCGGAGTTGATGAGGCGATAGTGATTTCCGATCCGCTCTTCGAAAAATCCGATCCGCAGGCGGTCGGGCGGATTCTGGCGGCCGGAATAAAGAAAATCGGCCAGTACGACCTTATCCTTGCCGGAAAACAGGCGGTCGATAGTGATTCAGCGCAGGTCCCCGGCGCGGTGGCGGCGCATCTCGATTTGCCGCAGGCGATGTTTATCAAGAAGGTGGAGGGAGTGGAAGGGGGCAAGGTTACCGCCTGGAGGACGACTGAAGAAGGATATGATATTGTAGAATTGACTCTGCCGGCGGTGCTGTCGGTAGTCAAGGAAATTAACGAGCCGCGTTTGCCCTCACTGAAAGGGAAAATGATGGCCAAGAAGTCGCCCATTACGAAGTGGACGGCGGCCGATATAGGCCTGGATGGATCGGCGGTCGGCGCCAATTCCTTCACTAAAATTCTTAAGGTGGCCCCCCCTCCGCCGCGCAAGAAAGGGGAGTTGATCACCGGTGAGACCCCTCAGGAGATTGCCGACAAACTCTATGACAAATTGAAAGAGAATCAGCTCTTATAA
- the aqpZ gene encoding aquaporin Z: protein MKKYLAELIGTFALVFIGCGSAVIAGGHIGFLGISFAFGLIVLVMVYSIGPISGCHINPAITIAMLVGGKISARDAAGYIIAQCIGAIIGAGVLLVIAMGKADYVIGTSGLGQNGYGLHSPANYSLAAGFVAEVVLTALFLFVIFGSTHANAPKGFAGLSIGFSLVLIHLVGIPITGTSVNPARSLGPAIFVGGEALTQLWLFIIAPIIGGILAAVIWKGLFDKTQ, encoded by the coding sequence ATGAAAAAATATCTGGCGGAATTAATCGGGACTTTTGCTCTGGTTTTTATCGGATGCGGCAGTGCCGTTATTGCCGGTGGACATATCGGTTTCCTGGGTATCTCGTTTGCCTTCGGCCTCATCGTCCTAGTCATGGTGTATAGTATCGGGCCTATTTCCGGCTGCCACATTAATCCGGCGATTACTATTGCCATGCTGGTCGGCGGAAAAATAAGCGCCAGGGATGCCGCCGGGTATATTATTGCCCAGTGTATCGGGGCCATAATCGGGGCCGGAGTGCTTCTGGTTATCGCCATGGGAAAAGCTGATTATGTCATCGGCACTTCAGGTCTGGGCCAGAACGGGTATGGCCTGCATTCTCCGGCCAACTATTCGCTGGCGGCCGGCTTTGTGGCAGAGGTGGTTTTGACGGCACTATTCCTCTTTGTTATCTTTGGCTCGACTCACGCGAACGCCCCCAAAGGATTTGCCGGTTTATCGATTGGATTTTCGCTGGTTCTTATTCATCTGGTCGGGATCCCAATCACCGGGACCTCGGTCAATCCCGCCCGGAGTCTTGGGCCCGCGATTTTTGTTGGCGGCGAAGCATTGACACAACTCTGGCTGTTTATAATAGCGCCGATAATCGGCGGCATCCTCGCCGCGGTAATCTGGAAAGGGCTATTTGACAAAACGCAATAG
- the rnc gene encoding ribonuclease III: MGLFDRLIKSLGHHRDSAEQRLIEAFNEELGYLFREPRYLIQALTHRSYMRSGESVSLSNERLEYLGDSILGMIIAEYLYSTYPDYAEGDLTKTKALLVNEGALSLVGKDSGLSNLIFLSPEEERSGGRSRSSIISDAVEAVIGAIYIDGGLNAARDFVHRVIISRQSSILADLNQHNFKGDLLEYLQARGEVAPSYEVLSEEGPDHDKTFKIAVHARGKITGLGVGQSKKEAEQKAAAAALDNLRRENPTISPSGNNNLP, translated from the coding sequence GTGGGACTTTTTGATAGATTAATAAAGTCACTGGGTCATCATCGGGATTCGGCGGAACAGAGACTGATTGAAGCCTTCAACGAGGAACTGGGGTATCTTTTCCGGGAACCGCGATATTTAATCCAGGCGCTGACCCACCGTTCCTACATGCGGAGCGGTGAGAGCGTTTCTTTATCAAATGAGCGACTGGAGTACCTCGGCGATTCGATTTTGGGCATGATTATAGCGGAATACCTTTATTCCACTTATCCCGATTATGCCGAAGGGGATCTGACCAAGACCAAGGCTCTCCTGGTCAATGAAGGGGCGCTTTCACTGGTAGGCAAGGATAGCGGTCTGAGTAATCTTATTTTTCTTTCGCCGGAAGAAGAACGTTCCGGTGGGAGGTCGCGCAGTTCGATTATTTCCGATGCGGTCGAGGCTGTAATCGGCGCCATTTATATTGATGGCGGACTGAATGCCGCCCGCGATTTTGTCCATCGGGTGATTATTTCCCGACAGAGCAGTATCCTGGCCGACCTCAATCAGCATAATTTCAAGGGTGACCTGCTCGAATACCTTCAGGCGCGCGGGGAAGTAGCTCCTTCTTACGAAGTCCTCTCGGAAGAGGGGCCGGACCATGATAAAACATTCAAGATTGCTGTACATGCCAGAGGGAAAATTACCGGCCTGGGTGTGGGGCAATCAAAGAAGGAAGCCGAGCAGAAGGCAGCCGCGGCCGCCCTGGATAATCTCAGGCGGGAAAACCCAACCATCTCCCCCTCCGGTAACAATAATCTGCCTTGA
- the fabF gene encoding beta-ketoacyl-ACP synthase II → MKAVRTVITGMGVVSPLGCNLETFWQALLEGKCGIGQITRFDVSDYPTKIAAEVREFDESKYLDKKEARRMDLSQMYGIAASQMALDHAGLDLSKINLDRAGVVIGSGIGGISTFEKQHEILLNSGPGRVSPFFIPMMIIDMSAGMVGIRYGFRGPNYATVSACASSAQAIVDAFHIVRRGEADIMIAGGSESTITPTSLAGFCSARALSTRNDEPEKSSRPFDRDRDGFVMGEGAAIVIMESLESARARGAQIYAEVIGAGMTCDAHHITAPHPDGIGARLAMTNAINSSGIKPEEVGYINSHGTATTLGDIAETKAIKMVFGEHAYKLPVNSTKSMVGHLLGAAGAIEFIASVKSMVVGKLHPTINLENPDPECDLDYVPNHARDYSFDVFLSNSFGFGGHNVTIAARRFNG, encoded by the coding sequence ATGAAAGCAGTCAGAACAGTCATCACGGGAATGGGGGTGGTTTCTCCTTTGGGATGTAACCTGGAGACCTTCTGGCAGGCTCTACTGGAAGGGAAATGCGGTATCGGGCAAATCACGCGATTCGACGTCTCCGATTATCCGACCAAGATTGCCGCGGAGGTCAGGGAATTCGATGAATCCAAGTATCTGGACAAAAAAGAAGCCCGGAGAATGGATCTCTCGCAGATGTATGGTATTGCGGCCAGCCAAATGGCGCTTGATCATGCCGGCCTTGATCTGAGCAAAATCAATCTTGACCGGGCCGGAGTCGTAATCGGTTCCGGTATCGGAGGTATCAGCACTTTCGAAAAACAGCATGAGATATTGCTTAATTCCGGGCCGGGAAGAGTTTCGCCTTTCTTCATCCCGATGATGATAATCGACATGAGTGCCGGGATGGTCGGAATACGGTATGGATTCAGGGGGCCGAATTATGCGACTGTCTCTGCCTGCGCCTCCTCGGCTCAGGCTATCGTTGATGCTTTCCATATCGTGCGGCGGGGCGAAGCGGATATTATGATTGCGGGCGGCTCCGAGTCGACCATAACGCCGACCTCGCTGGCCGGTTTCTGTTCCGCGCGGGCGCTGAGCACTCGCAACGATGAGCCGGAGAAATCCTCGCGGCCATTCGACCGTGATCGAGACGGCTTTGTGATGGGAGAAGGGGCCGCCATTGTCATAATGGAATCATTGGAGTCGGCTCGTGCCCGCGGCGCTCAGATTTATGCGGAGGTGATAGGTGCGGGAATGACTTGTGACGCTCATCATATCACGGCGCCGCATCCCGATGGAATTGGAGCACGACTGGCAATGACCAACGCGATTAATAGTTCGGGAATAAAGCCCGAAGAGGTCGGCTATATCAACAGCCACGGAACGGCCACAACTCTGGGTGACATCGCCGAAACCAAGGCGATCAAAATGGTTTTCGGCGAACATGCCTATAAACTCCCGGTCAATTCAACCAAATCGATGGTCGGGCATCTTTTGGGCGCGGCCGGGGCAATCGAGTTTATCGCCTCCGTGAAATCCATGGTAGTGGGGAAGCTGCACCCGACTATCAACCTGGAGAACCCCGATCCCGAGTGTGACCTGGATTATGTGCCCAACCATGCGCGCGACTACAGCTTTGATGTTTTTCTATCAAATTCCTTCGGGTTCGGCGGACATAACGTCACAATTGCCGCCCGGCGGTTCAACGGTTAG
- the acpP gene encoding acyl carrier protein → MSADIEQKVKDIIVEQLGVDRNQVTESAKFIEDLSADSLDTVELVMALEEEFKIEIPDEDAEKITSVGDAIKYIKEHSK, encoded by the coding sequence ATGTCAGCCGACATTGAACAGAAAGTAAAGGACATCATCGTCGAGCAGCTTGGTGTTGACCGGAATCAGGTGACTGAATCGGCCAAATTTATCGAGGATCTCAGTGCTGATTCTCTGGATACGGTGGAGTTGGTAATGGCTCTGGAAGAGGAATTCAAGATTGAAATTCCCGATGAGGACGCCGAGAAAATAACCTCAGTCGGAGATGCCATTAAGTACATTAAAGAGCATTCGAAATAA
- the fabG gene encoding 3-oxoacyl-[acyl-carrier-protein] reductase yields MEFTGKTAIVTGSARGIGKAIAARLAASDARVVISDVLMDLAEETVREFHEKGYDALAVMANVTKQADVDNLVKTTLEKYQSIDILVNNAGITRDTLLVRMSEEDWDKVLAINLKGAFLATQAIARVMMKQRSGRIINISSVVGRMGNVGQANYAASKAGLIGLTKSAAKELAGRGITVNAVAPGFIATDMTDKLPQAARDAFLNNIPLKRAGTPEDIAAVVAFLASDDAAYITGQVLGVDGGLLM; encoded by the coding sequence ATGGAATTTACCGGCAAGACTGCAATAGTAACCGGCTCGGCCAGGGGAATTGGTAAGGCGATCGCCGCGCGATTGGCCGCCTCGGATGCCAGAGTCGTCATCTCCGATGTATTGATGGATCTGGCTGAGGAAACGGTCAGGGAGTTTCATGAAAAAGGATATGATGCCCTGGCGGTCATGGCCAATGTCACCAAACAGGCGGATGTTGACAACCTGGTAAAAACCACCCTGGAAAAATATCAATCTATTGACATTTTGGTAAATAATGCCGGTATTACACGGGACACTCTTCTGGTTAGGATGTCGGAAGAGGACTGGGATAAAGTATTGGCCATCAACCTGAAGGGGGCCTTTTTGGCGACCCAGGCAATTGCCAGAGTGATGATGAAGCAGAGAAGCGGGAGAATAATAAATATATCTTCGGTAGTCGGACGCATGGGGAATGTCGGCCAGGCCAATTATGCAGCCAGCAAGGCGGGCTTAATCGGTTTGACAAAATCAGCGGCCAAGGAACTGGCCGGTCGCGGGATTACGGTCAATGCCGTGGCGCCCGGTTTTATCGCCACCGATATGACCGACAAACTGCCTCAGGCGGCTCGCGATGCTTTTCTGAACAACATCCCCCTGAAACGGGCCGGCACCCCTGAGGATATCGCCGCAGTCGTGGCCTTTCTGGCCTCCGATGACGCTGCCTATATTACCGGGCAGGTTCTTGGAGTTGACGGCGGCCTATTGATGTAA
- the fabD gene encoding ACP S-malonyltransferase, whose amino-acid sequence MSNAAIVFPGQASQYVGMGKDLYEYDPDVRKLYDLASDQIGEDIARLSFEGPAETLKETRFTQPAILLHSLAVLIIMKDCLPEVRMTAGHSLGEYGSLALAGVLSFEDAIRAVVKRASLMEEACRKNRGTMAAIMGLEEEKIAEICRSASEKGIVVPANFNSANQIVISGTLAGVEVACRLCREQGAKRAMILQVGGAFHSPLMEPAQTEMKKYLDTVTFAEPSIAIVPNVTGTATDDAAHLKELLVEQLTAPVKWHQTMKYFAEQGIDTLIEAGPGKVLSGLAKRELENARIFNIDTLTDIRNFSSTMVG is encoded by the coding sequence ATGAGTAATGCGGCGATCGTTTTCCCGGGGCAGGCATCTCAATATGTCGGTATGGGGAAGGATCTTTACGAATACGACCCCGATGTCAGGAAATTATATGATCTGGCTTCCGATCAGATAGGCGAAGATATTGCGCGGCTCTCTTTTGAGGGGCCGGCCGAGACTTTGAAAGAGACTCGTTTCACACAGCCGGCTATTCTCCTTCATTCGCTGGCGGTGTTGATCATCATGAAGGACTGCTTGCCGGAAGTCAGGATGACGGCCGGTCATTCCCTGGGCGAATATGGCTCGCTGGCCTTGGCCGGAGTGCTCTCTTTCGAGGACGCCATTCGAGCTGTAGTAAAAAGAGCTTCTCTGATGGAAGAAGCCTGCCGCAAGAATCGCGGGACGATGGCGGCCATAATGGGACTTGAAGAAGAAAAAATCGCGGAGATTTGCAGGTCCGCCTCAGAGAAAGGGATAGTGGTACCGGCCAATTTCAACTCCGCCAATCAGATTGTCATCTCCGGAACCCTGGCAGGAGTGGAGGTGGCCTGCCGTTTGTGCCGTGAGCAGGGAGCCAAAAGAGCCATGATCCTTCAGGTCGGCGGGGCATTTCATTCCCCTCTGATGGAACCGGCTCAGACGGAGATGAAGAAATATTTGGATACGGTGACCTTTGCCGAGCCGAGTATCGCTATTGTTCCCAATGTTACCGGAACAGCGACGGATGATGCCGCTCACCTTAAGGAACTCCTGGTGGAGCAACTGACCGCGCCGGTGAAATGGCACCAGACCATGAAATATTTCGCTGAGCAGGGGATAGATACTTTGATTGAAGCCGGCCCGGGGAAGGTTCTTTCCGGATTGGCCAAGCGCGAACTTGAAAATGCTCGAATTTTTAATATTGATACTCTGACAGATATTCGTAACTTCTCTAGCACAATGGTAGGATAG